The Streptomyces cynarae genome contains a region encoding:
- the gatB gene encoding Asp-tRNA(Asn)/Glu-tRNA(Gln) amidotransferase subunit GatB, which translates to MTTMTDLVSYEDALASYDPVMGLEVHVELGTRTKMFCGCSTALGAEPNTQTCPTCLGLPGSLPVVNATGVESAIRIGLALNCEIAEWCRFARKNYFYPDMPKNFQTSQYDEPIAFNGYLDVQLEDGTTFRVEIERAHMEEDTGKSTHVGGATGRIHGAQHSLLDYNRAGIPLIEIVTKPIVGAGERAPEVAKAYVRELRELIRALGVSEARMEMGQMRCDVNLSLMPKGAEKFGTRSETKNVNSLRSVERACRYEIQRHAAVLGSGGTVIQETRHFHEDTGTTTSGRTKEEAEDYRYFPEPDLVPVAPPREWVEELRTSLPELPLVRRNRLREEWGVSATDMQAILNAGALDLIVATIDAGADAAAARKWWMGELARNANESGKALEELPITPEQVARVTKLVESGDLNDKLARQVIEGVLAGEGAPDEVVEKRGLKVVSDEGALTAAVDEAIAGNPAIADKIRGGKVAAAGALVGAVMKATRGQADAARVKELILQKLGVSEG; encoded by the coding sequence GTGACCACCATGACCGACCTGGTGTCGTACGAGGACGCGCTGGCGTCGTACGACCCCGTCATGGGCCTCGAGGTCCATGTCGAACTCGGCACCAGGACCAAGATGTTCTGCGGCTGTTCCACGGCGCTGGGCGCCGAGCCGAACACCCAGACCTGCCCCACGTGTCTCGGCCTGCCCGGCTCCCTCCCGGTCGTCAACGCGACCGGCGTGGAGTCCGCGATCAGGATCGGTCTCGCGCTGAACTGCGAGATCGCCGAGTGGTGCCGCTTCGCCCGGAAGAACTACTTCTATCCGGACATGCCGAAGAACTTCCAGACCTCCCAGTACGACGAGCCGATCGCCTTCAACGGCTACCTGGACGTGCAGCTGGAGGACGGCACCACCTTCCGCGTGGAGATCGAGCGCGCGCACATGGAGGAGGACACCGGCAAGTCGACGCACGTCGGCGGCGCCACCGGCCGCATCCACGGCGCCCAGCACTCGCTGCTGGACTACAACCGCGCAGGCATCCCGCTGATCGAGATCGTCACCAAGCCGATCGTCGGCGCCGGCGAGCGCGCGCCCGAGGTGGCGAAGGCGTACGTCCGTGAGCTGCGCGAGCTCATCCGGGCGCTCGGCGTCTCGGAGGCCCGCATGGAGATGGGCCAGATGCGCTGTGATGTGAACCTGTCGCTGATGCCCAAGGGCGCGGAGAAGTTCGGCACCCGCAGCGAGACCAAGAACGTCAACTCGCTGCGCTCCGTCGAGCGCGCCTGCCGCTACGAGATCCAGCGCCACGCCGCCGTACTGGGCAGCGGCGGCACGGTGATCCAGGAGACCCGCCACTTCCACGAGGACACCGGCACGACCACCTCGGGCCGGACCAAGGAGGAGGCCGAGGACTACCGGTACTTCCCCGAGCCGGACCTGGTGCCGGTCGCGCCCCCGCGCGAGTGGGTCGAGGAGCTGCGCACCTCGCTGCCCGAGCTGCCGCTGGTGCGCCGCAACCGGCTGCGCGAGGAGTGGGGCGTCTCCGCCACCGACATGCAGGCGATCCTCAACGCCGGTGCCCTGGACCTGATCGTCGCCACCATCGACGCGGGCGCCGACGCGGCCGCCGCGCGCAAGTGGTGGATGGGCGAACTGGCTCGCAACGCCAACGAGTCCGGCAAGGCCCTGGAGGAGCTGCCGATCACGCCGGAGCAGGTCGCGCGCGTGACCAAGCTGGTGGAGTCGGGCGACCTGAACGACAAGCTGGCCCGCCAGGTCATCGAGGGCGTCCTCGCGGGCGAGGGCGCCCCGGACGAGGTCGTCGAGAAGCGCGGTCTGAAGGTCGTCTCCGACGAGGGCGCCCTGACCGCCGCCGTCGACGAGGCCATCGCCGGCAACCCGGCCATCGCGGACAAGATCCGCGGCGGCAAGGTGGCCGCGGCCGGCGCCCTGGTCGGCGCCGTCATGAAGGCCACCCGGGGCCAGGCCGACGCGGCCCGCGTCAAGGAGCTGATCCTTCAGAAGCTCGGCGTCAGCGAGGGCTGA
- a CDS encoding helix-turn-helix transcriptional regulator, whose translation MLGGVETRSVSPVFVGRDEELGALHDALARAAAGEPQALLVGGEAGVGKTRLLEEFTAAAARRDAVVALGGCVEIGADGLPFAPFSTALRALRRQMPEELAEAAAGQEDELARLLPELGEVRRGPRDDEEGMARLFELTARLLERIAARRTVVLALEDLHWADASTRHLLAYLLRTLRSGRLVVVATYRSDDIHRRHPLRPLLAELDRLRTVHRIELGRFNRTEVERQIAGIFAADPDPAQVDDIFARSDGNAFFVEELAVAAQDSCGTGLTDSLRDLLLVRVEALPETAQRVARTVAEGGSTVEYRLLAAVASLAEEDLIEALRAAVGANILLATPDGDGYRFRHSLVREAVSDDLLPGERSRLNRRYAEALEADPALVPADQRATRLASYWYHAHDAAKALPAVLDAAVEARRRHAHSEQLRLLERAMELWDLAPEDVRAALRPVDYAEVYPPCGCDPATTPLRYLDLMAEAAVAGRLCGERERALKITRRALRLLEEDPDPLRAAWFWVQRSRLVQNTGRGDGWKELATAQELVRGLPPSEVHAEVLAMVAGWSMLHEPGPDAFSAAERAVEYARMVGARDIELNARLTLGGLLVDAGDIDAGLAEIYEVRERAAVFGEVYVRGRLQVNLPSHLEGIGRSREAVEVMREGLEITRKLGLTDSEAWVWANLGESLHSLGRWDEAAEAGINSERVGQSAKPRAFRATIHAHLALCRGDLAEAGRQLAAARAYLGTHDSVPQQELRLDHVAIGIAAGEGRLIDARATLATVLNRGFPLGTQRYGWPLLLAAATAEADALGLPAAEPGRAETLERIRDTAKTLAANVPVWQAYACWVRAELLRAEGRGTPDVWAEAVTAFEALDRPYDLARVRHRLAESLLAPGCDEDARERAAELLRLAGAVADHLGARPLADSVALLARRARLTLSRVPEPAALDPAESLGLTNRERDVLRLVAIGRSNRQIAEELFISPKTASVHVSNILAKLGVAGRGEAAAVAHRLRLFPAEAPPVQAAG comes from the coding sequence ATGCTCGGGGGCGTGGAGACCAGGTCCGTCAGCCCCGTTTTCGTCGGCCGCGACGAGGAGTTGGGGGCGTTGCACGACGCGCTCGCCCGCGCCGCAGCCGGAGAGCCCCAGGCGCTGCTCGTCGGGGGCGAGGCGGGCGTCGGCAAAACCCGGCTGCTGGAGGAGTTCACGGCGGCCGCGGCCCGCCGGGACGCCGTCGTCGCGCTGGGCGGCTGCGTCGAGATCGGCGCCGACGGGCTGCCCTTCGCGCCGTTCTCCACCGCCCTGCGCGCCCTGCGCCGCCAGATGCCCGAGGAACTCGCCGAGGCCGCCGCCGGTCAGGAGGACGAGCTCGCCCGGCTGCTGCCCGAACTCGGCGAGGTCCGCCGCGGCCCACGGGACGACGAGGAGGGCATGGCCCGCCTCTTCGAGCTCACCGCCCGCCTGCTCGAGCGGATCGCCGCCCGCCGCACCGTCGTCCTCGCCCTGGAGGACCTGCACTGGGCGGACGCCTCCACCCGCCACCTGCTCGCCTACCTCCTGCGCACGCTGCGCAGCGGCCGTCTGGTCGTCGTCGCCACCTACCGCTCCGACGACATCCACCGCCGCCACCCGCTGCGCCCCCTCCTCGCCGAACTCGACCGCCTGCGCACCGTCCACCGCATCGAGCTGGGCCGGTTCAACCGCACCGAGGTCGAACGCCAGATCGCCGGCATTTTCGCCGCCGACCCCGACCCGGCCCAGGTCGACGACATCTTCGCCCGCTCCGACGGCAACGCCTTCTTCGTGGAGGAACTGGCGGTGGCCGCCCAGGACAGCTGCGGCACGGGCCTCACCGACTCCCTGCGAGACCTGCTCCTCGTCCGGGTCGAGGCGCTGCCCGAGACCGCGCAGCGGGTCGCCCGGACCGTCGCCGAGGGCGGCTCCACCGTCGAGTACCGCCTCCTCGCCGCCGTCGCCTCACTCGCCGAGGAGGACCTCATCGAGGCCCTGCGCGCCGCCGTCGGCGCCAACATCCTCCTGGCCACCCCCGACGGCGACGGCTACCGCTTCCGTCACTCCCTGGTCCGCGAGGCCGTCAGCGACGACCTGCTCCCCGGCGAGCGCTCCCGTCTCAACCGGCGCTACGCCGAGGCCCTGGAGGCCGACCCCGCACTCGTCCCCGCCGACCAGCGAGCCACCCGCCTGGCCAGCTACTGGTACCACGCGCACGACGCCGCCAAGGCCCTGCCCGCGGTCCTCGACGCCGCGGTGGAGGCCCGACGCCGGCACGCCCACTCCGAGCAACTGCGGCTGCTGGAGCGGGCGATGGAGCTGTGGGACCTCGCCCCCGAGGACGTACGGGCGGCCCTGCGGCCCGTGGACTATGCGGAGGTCTACCCTCCGTGCGGCTGCGACCCGGCGACCACACCCCTGCGCTACCTCGACCTGATGGCCGAGGCGGCCGTGGCGGGCCGGCTGTGCGGCGAGCGGGAACGCGCCCTGAAGATCACCAGACGGGCCCTGCGCCTCTTGGAGGAGGACCCCGATCCGCTGCGCGCCGCCTGGTTCTGGGTGCAGCGTTCCCGGCTCGTGCAGAACACGGGCCGCGGCGACGGATGGAAGGAACTCGCCACCGCCCAGGAGCTGGTGCGGGGACTGCCGCCCTCCGAGGTGCACGCCGAGGTGCTCGCCATGGTCGCCGGCTGGTCGATGCTGCACGAGCCCGGCCCCGACGCATTTTCGGCCGCCGAGCGCGCCGTGGAGTACGCGCGCATGGTGGGCGCCCGCGACATCGAGCTCAACGCGCGCCTCACCCTGGGCGGCCTCCTCGTCGACGCGGGTGACATCGACGCCGGGCTCGCGGAGATCTACGAGGTCAGGGAACGGGCGGCTGTCTTCGGCGAGGTCTATGTCAGGGGCCGCCTGCAGGTGAACCTGCCGTCCCACCTGGAAGGCATCGGCCGTTCCCGGGAGGCCGTGGAGGTGATGCGCGAGGGCCTGGAGATCACCCGGAAGCTGGGGCTGACGGACTCCGAGGCCTGGGTATGGGCCAACCTCGGCGAATCCCTCCACTCCCTGGGCCGCTGGGACGAGGCCGCCGAGGCAGGGATCAACTCCGAGCGTGTCGGCCAGAGCGCCAAGCCCCGCGCCTTCCGCGCCACGATCCACGCACACCTCGCCCTCTGCCGCGGCGACCTGGCCGAGGCAGGGCGGCAACTGGCCGCCGCCCGTGCGTACCTGGGCACGCACGACAGCGTGCCGCAGCAAGAGCTGAGGCTGGATCACGTCGCCATCGGGATCGCCGCCGGCGAAGGCCGCCTCATCGACGCCCGCGCCACGCTCGCCACCGTGTTGAACAGAGGCTTTCCGCTCGGCACCCAGCGCTATGGCTGGCCGCTGCTGCTCGCCGCCGCCACCGCCGAGGCCGACGCGCTCGGGCTGCCCGCCGCCGAGCCGGGCCGCGCCGAGACGCTGGAGCGGATCCGCGACACCGCGAAGACACTCGCCGCGAACGTGCCGGTGTGGCAGGCCTACGCATGCTGGGTCCGCGCCGAGCTGCTGCGTGCCGAGGGGCGTGGCACCCCGGACGTCTGGGCGGAGGCCGTGACCGCCTTCGAGGCCCTGGACCGCCCGTACGACCTGGCCCGGGTCCGGCACCGGCTCGCCGAGTCCCTGCTGGCCCCGGGCTGCGACGAGGACGCGCGCGAGCGGGCCGCCGAGCTGCTGCGGCTGGCCGGGGCGGTGGCCGACCACCTCGGTGCCCGGCCGCTCGCCGACTCGGTCGCCCTGCTCGCCCGGCGCGCCCGCCTCACCCTGAGCCGCGTCCCGGAACCGGCCGCGCTCGATCCGGCGGAGTCCCTGGGGCTGACCAACCGGGAGCGGGACGTGCTCCGCCTGGTCGCGATCGGCCGCAGCAACCGGCAGATAGCCGAGGAGCTGTTCATCTCCCCGAAGACCGCCAG
- a CDS encoding MMPL family transporter codes for MAALARWCVRHRLVTVLLWLVAFVGVTSAAAVTGSAYSNNYGAPGTESDRAYRLIQKSFPHLSGDSDTVVWHTTDGSVRDTGVQQAMTRTLDRIEDLPGVASVTNPYEGDRGDAISRDGHTAYATVTFAHEAQDIKKGEARAVVGAAKAAETRGLQVELGGSAVSLTEAQGGHLAEAIGVAVAAVVLFLAFGSLAASLLPIATALIGVGTAYFGIDLLGHVMTVADFAPMLGLLIGLGVGIDYALFIVTRHRRSLKRGVPVAEAAVNAVATTGRAVVFAGATVCIALLGMLILRLGFLNGVAVAACLTVLLTVAASVTLLPALLSFIGPRALSRRERRRLYEHGPEPEMPTGLAARWSAFVERHPKKLGAVALAVMALLALPTFSLHLGTSDQGNDPKSSTTRQAYDLLAEGFGPGVNGPLTLVGKVGGAEDKLALDNLDSTLAATKGVAAVTPVTYNGSGTTAYLTVVPDSAPQSQHTSDLVKRLRSDVLPRAEKGTGLDLYVGGVTAGYDDFANVIVGKLPLFVSVVIGLGCVLLLLAFRSFGIPLKAAAMNLAAVAAAFGVVVAIFQWGWGSELLGLGSAGPIEPFLPVIMVSVLFGLSMDYQVFLVSRMYEEWLETGDNRRAVRIGLAETSRVINSAAVIMISVFLSFVLGGDRVIAMFGIALASAVALDAFVLRTLLVPALMHLLGAANWWLPSWLERRLPRISIEPPECRTTVPGTRPEEDALVDVLLKEREQDVRDIPG; via the coding sequence GTGGCAGCCCTCGCACGTTGGTGTGTCCGCCACCGCCTCGTCACCGTCCTGCTGTGGCTGGTCGCCTTCGTCGGCGTCACCTCCGCGGCAGCCGTCACGGGCTCCGCGTACTCGAACAACTACGGCGCCCCCGGCACCGAGTCCGACCGCGCCTACCGGCTGATCCAGAAGAGTTTCCCGCACCTGAGCGGCGACAGCGACACCGTCGTCTGGCACACCACCGACGGCAGCGTGCGCGACACCGGCGTCCAGCAGGCGATGACCCGCACTCTGGACCGCATCGAGGACCTGCCGGGCGTCGCCTCCGTCACCAACCCCTACGAGGGCGACCGCGGCGACGCGATCAGCCGCGACGGCCACACCGCGTACGCGACGGTCACCTTCGCCCACGAGGCCCAGGACATCAAGAAAGGCGAGGCCCGGGCCGTGGTCGGCGCAGCCAAGGCCGCCGAGACCCGCGGGCTCCAGGTGGAGCTCGGCGGCAGCGCCGTCTCGCTCACCGAGGCGCAGGGCGGGCACCTCGCAGAGGCCATCGGCGTGGCCGTCGCCGCCGTGGTCCTGTTCCTCGCCTTCGGCTCCCTCGCCGCATCCCTGCTGCCCATCGCGACCGCGCTGATCGGTGTGGGCACCGCCTACTTCGGTATCGACCTGCTCGGGCACGTGATGACCGTCGCCGACTTCGCGCCCATGCTCGGCCTGCTGATCGGGCTCGGCGTCGGCATCGACTACGCGCTGTTCATCGTGACCAGGCACCGCCGCAGCCTCAAGCGCGGCGTCCCGGTGGCGGAGGCCGCCGTGAACGCCGTCGCCACCACCGGACGGGCCGTCGTCTTCGCGGGCGCCACCGTGTGCATCGCGCTGCTCGGCATGCTGATCCTCCGGCTCGGCTTCCTCAACGGCGTCGCGGTCGCCGCCTGCCTGACCGTGCTGCTCACCGTCGCGGCCTCGGTGACCCTGCTGCCCGCCCTGCTCTCCTTCATCGGCCCGCGCGCCCTGAGCAGGCGCGAGCGGCGCAGGCTCTACGAACACGGACCCGAACCCGAGATGCCGACCGGGCTCGCGGCCCGCTGGTCCGCGTTCGTCGAGCGCCACCCCAAGAAGCTCGGCGCCGTCGCCCTGGCCGTCATGGCGCTGCTCGCACTGCCCACGTTCTCCCTCCACCTGGGCACCTCCGACCAGGGCAACGACCCGAAGTCGTCGACCACCCGGCAGGCGTACGACCTCCTCGCCGAGGGCTTCGGCCCCGGCGTCAACGGCCCGCTCACCCTGGTCGGCAAGGTCGGCGGCGCCGAGGACAAGCTCGCCCTCGACAACCTCGACTCCACGCTCGCCGCGACCAAGGGCGTCGCCGCCGTGACGCCGGTGACGTACAACGGCAGCGGCACCACGGCGTACCTCACCGTCGTACCCGACTCCGCCCCGCAGTCCCAGCACACGAGCGACCTGGTGAAGCGGCTGCGCTCCGACGTGCTGCCGCGCGCCGAGAAGGGCACCGGCCTCGACCTGTACGTGGGCGGGGTGACGGCCGGCTACGACGACTTCGCCAACGTGATCGTCGGCAAGCTGCCGCTGTTCGTGAGCGTGGTGATCGGCCTGGGCTGCGTGCTGCTCCTGCTGGCCTTCCGGTCCTTCGGCATCCCGTTGAAGGCCGCCGCGATGAACCTCGCCGCCGTCGCCGCCGCCTTCGGCGTGGTCGTCGCGATCTTCCAGTGGGGCTGGGGGAGCGAGCTGCTGGGTCTCGGCAGCGCCGGCCCGATCGAGCCCTTCCTCCCCGTGATCATGGTCTCGGTGCTCTTCGGGCTGTCCATGGACTACCAGGTGTTCCTGGTCAGCCGCATGTACGAGGAGTGGCTGGAGACCGGCGACAACCGCCGTGCCGTGCGCATCGGCCTCGCCGAGACCAGCCGGGTGATCAACTCGGCCGCCGTCATCATGATCTCCGTCTTCCTCTCCTTCGTGCTCGGCGGCGACCGCGTGATCGCCATGTTCGGCATCGCCCTCGCCTCCGCCGTCGCCCTGGACGCCTTCGTCCTGCGCACCCTCCTCGTCCCCGCCCTGATGCACCTCCTCGGCGCCGCCAACTGGTGGCTGCCCTCCTGGCTGGAGCGCCGGCTGCCGCGGATCAGCATCGAACCGCCCGAGTGCCGTACGACGGTCCCTGGGACGCGTCCGGAGGAGGACGCCCTGGTCGACGTACTCCTGAAGGAGCGGGAACAGGATGTGCGCGATATCCCTGGGTGA